The DNA sequence ACGCGCGAATTGCATGGAGAGGGCGACGTCGCCGACGCAGCGTTGCATGGGACGTCCGCCGAGGGTGACCCGCCCCCAGGTGGGGACCAGCAGGCCGGTGAGGACGCGCGAGAGAGTCGTTTTTCCCGATCCGTTATCCCCGGTGATGAGCATGGCCTGGCCGGGGTCGAGGATGAGGCTGACATCGCGCAGGACCGGCTTCTCCCAGGGGGTGCCGAGGTCGTAGGTGTGGGCGACGCGGTCCGCCCACAGGTGGGAGGCGTTGATGAGGGCGGGCGTGCCCGCCGGGGAAGACGTAGCCTCGGCCGACGCACGGGGTTCGGGGGACGTGAGAGGTTCCCGGGCCTCGTCGACGGGGGGCGCGTCCTCCCCCACGCGACGGTCGGAGACGATGCGCCCGCTACGAATCGCGATGACGCGGTCGGCGCGCGCGCTTTCGGCGGGGTCGTGGGTGATGTGGACGACGGCGATGCCAAGCGCGGGCAGGGAGGCGAGGAGATCGAGCATGTCGACCCGGCCCACCCTGTCGATCATGGCGGTGGATTCGTCCGAGATGAGCAGGCGCGGGGAGCGCGCGAGGGCTCCCGCGAGCGCGAGGCGTTGGAGCTGTCCGCCCGAGAGAGAGCGGGGATCGGCGTCGGCGAGGCCGGTCAGGCCGACGCGCTCGAGCAGATCGTCGAGGTCAAGGCCGGCGCTTTGCTCGGCGCTCATGCCCCAGGTGATATCTTCGGCGACACTCTGTCCGAGAACGAGGAGTTCGGAGCGCTGCCCCACGAGCGCGGTGCCGCCAACCTCGCCGAGCATTCCGCCGCCGGAGCGTGTCCCGGAGCCGGGTTGGGTGCCCGCGAGGAGGAGGGCGAGGGTGGATTTACCGGACCCGTTGTGCCCGACGACGACGGTGTACTCGGGGCGCTCGAAGCTCAAGGTGACGCCGCGCAGCGCGGGGTGGTCGGCGCCGGGGTAGGTGAAGCTGACGTCGGTGAGGGTCAGGGGCAGGGGGGACGAGGCCTCGGCGGCGGGTTCTTCATCAACACGGGCGGTCGCATCCAGGAGCGGGTCCCAGCCCTCGTCGAGGGAGATGCGGCTGAGGATGGCTCCGAGGAGCCACCTGGCGGCAAGGACCAGGAAGGCGACGCCGATGAGGCGGGTGATGGGGATCCAGATCCACCACCAGTCGACGAACCATTGGCCAAGCTGATGCCCCGCGTCGACGAATCCGCCGGAGTGGGGGATGTTCCCGATCAGTTTGAGGAAGCCGTCGAGGGTCTTTTGGATGCTTTCGAGGCCGAGGGTGCGCAGGTCGGACAGGATCCAGAAGGCAATGCCGGTGCCGACACCCCAGACGAGGCCGAGGCCGGCGGCGACCCCGGAGACGGGGAGCCATGAGGCGCGTTTCTTGTGGAGGAAGCCGATGATGAGGCCGACGAGCGCGGCCTGGAACGCACGTCCGGCGGTGGCGACCCCGCCGACGGCGATGGCGAGGAGGATCGTCGAGGCGAAGGCTGCGACCGCGGCTCGTGGTCGCAGCTTGAGGGAGACCATCGCGAGGGGAACTGCTGTGGCTACCTGGAAGAAGAGCTGAAAGACCGGGGTGACAGCGGCGATGAGGCCGAAAGTGACGGCCAGGCCAGAGAGAGCGCCGGCGGTCGCCACCTCGACGGGGGTGAGGCGGCGGGCGTCGCGCGCGGTTAAGCTCATGTACCTAGTCTCCCAGGCCACGCCCACATCTGCGAGTGCCGTGCCGGGTACCCCTCGCGTTACGCAGCAAGCTCACGCCTATCCCCCGATGGACGCGGAGACAATCGGCGGCCACTCCCCATCGATTCCTCGTCGTCGTTCCTGCCGCATTGCCGGAATCACCTGAGAGCGCTGCCGAGTCAGGGCTTGTCTCAATTGAGTCTCCCATCGAGTTCCGCCTCTCGTACCCCGTTCAGTTCCCCGAAGGGGATGTGGACACTCGGGGTGGAGCGTGCGGCCCCGTCCACGTTGCGACGCTGGTCGTCGAAGAAAATGTGCGGCTGTAGCACCTCCAGAATCGGTCCCTTGTCGATGCCTCCCAGGAAGAACGCATCGTTGACGCTCAGCCCCCACCCTCGGATCGAGTTGATCGCCCGCTCGTGGGCGGGGGCGCTGCGCGCAGTCACGACAGCGACGCGCACCCGACGCTTGTAGCCCTCCGGATCATCGGCTCTTCTGACGTCCTCTAGCCCTTGAATCCGGTTGACCTTCTGCAGGAAATCTGCCATTGGGCCGCGCGAGAGGGGCACCTTGGCCAGGGCACTCTCGCTTTCCTGATACCTTGCCAGACCGCCGCTTTGATACACGCGCTCGGCCGAATCGTCGGCCAGCACTCCGTCGAAGTCGAAGGCGATGCGCAGGTCGGTGCCCCCGTCGTCGGCCACCGCGCGCCCCACAACGCGTCCGGCAGCGAACCCCAAGGAGATAGCCTCGCGTACGTCGTTTTCGTTGGCCGAGAGGAACAGGGACATGCTCAGCGGCCCCATAAACCGGTACGGCGCGCGCCCCTGCATGAAGATTGCGCGCGTAATGTCCAGCCCGTGGCGCTGGACCGATCGCATGACGCGCATTCCCGTCTCGGGGTCGTTGCGCGAGAGGATGACCACCTCGACCAGGCGCTCGTCCTCGGAGAGGTCGTTGAGGTCCAGGAGGCGCCGAATAAAAGGAAAAGCGATCCCCGGTTCCAACACATCATCAAGGTGGTCGCGCTGATAGGCGCGGTACTTCTCCTCGCCCTCGTTACGGAATACGGCGTCGGACTCCGACAGGTCGAAGAGGGCGCTGGAGGCAACACCGATAACGAGGGCGCGCTCCAGATCAAGACTGCCGGGCATCGCGTCTCTCCTTCCGCTCGCAGATGCTCCTTCCCTTGAAAGACAGGGTATAGCTGGCCGTGCACACCTGCGGCTCTGGGGAAAGGGGCGCGCGCGGGGTCTACGCGTCCTCGTCGAGAGGAAGAGCGGCGGGCACGGGGGTGTCGAGGTCGCGGATGCGGGGGATGGCATACATAGCGGCACCGAGTACGCAGAAGAAGACGCCGGAGGCGGTGAAGAGCACGGGGCCTCCCATCTTCTCGGCGAAGGCACCGCCCAGGACCATACCGACGGGCATCGCGAGCCCGAGCATCAGCTGGAAGAACCCGAGCGCGCGACCGACCTTATCCTCCCCGACGTGCCTCTGGATGAGGGTCATCAGGGGGGCGTGGAACCACGCCAGGAAGATGCAGCCGAAGCCCATGAGGGCGACGAAGGCCCAGAAGCCGCCGCGCGGGAGCAGGCCAACTGCGGCGAAGGGGAGGCCGACGACGACGGTCGTGGCGCTGATGAGCAGCGCGAGGCGTTTGCCCCCGCCCCACGCCATCATGATGACCGCGCCGACCAGCATGCACGTCCCGGTGATCGCCTCGGCAATGGACACCATGCCCCCATCGGCTCCGAAGTACTGCTGCGCCATCAGCGGGTAGACGACAGCGAGCGACTCGAACACCATCATGCCGGCGGTGAGGGCGACGATGAGGTAGACGAGGCCAACGTTGACACTCAGCGCGCGCCAGCCCTCGCGGATCTGCCCCATGATGGTTGGGGGCATCTCGGCCTCGACGGAGGGAATCCTCGCAAGCGCCAGGCCGGCGACCGCCAGGAGCGCTCCCACGAACTCCAGACCCAGGGTGTAGGGAAGCCCGAAGGCGGTGTACAGGGCGATGCCGATGGCGGGGGAACCGATGTTGGCGATGGACCCCACGGCCTGGTCGAGGGTGTTGACTCGCATGAGGTGCTTCTCGGGGACCAGCATCGGCATGGCCGCACTCATCGCGGGGAAGTGGAAGGCCTGGAAGCAGCTGCGCAGAGCAGCAAAGAGGCATATGAGGGCGAAGCTCCCGTGTCCCAGCCAGGCCAGCGCCCCGAGCGCCAGCGACATACCACCCGCCCCCAGGTCCGAGATAATCATGACGGTGCGGCGGTTATAGCGGTCAGCGGCGACCCCGCCGAGCGGGGCCAGAAGGCCGAGGGGTAGCTGAGAGAGGGCCATGACGATGGCGAGCTTGAGGGCCGAACCCTCGGTCGTGGTGACGTGCCAGACGATCGCCCATCCCGACGCGCCGCTGGTGATGATGGAAAACGCCTGGCCGCTCCAGATCATCGCGACCACTCGCCACCAGTTCAACGCCAGGGAACGTCCGGAGGCGCTAACCAGCGCGGGTGAGGAGGTGTCTCGAGTCATTCCCACGAGGGTAGCCGGGCATTTGTAGCCAGTCAACAGACGGCGTGAGCCGACCGTCGTGCCGACAGGATCGCGGCGGGATATAACACCGTGTCATAATGCCACCATTAGTCTTGTGAGGTCCACCTAATATTGTGTAGCATCTCCCTCGTAATCCCTGAGACACGAGAGGACGCAATGAAAACCCGCCTCGCCACGCTGACCGCTATCCTGGCCACCGCTACCCTGGCCCTCACCGCCTGCTCGGGTGGCTCCGGGGCCACCACCAGCCAATCGGATCACAGCACCCAGGAGGCCTCGGCCGCCTCAACACGCACCATCACCGACCACGCGGGCAACGAAGTCACCCTGCCCGAGAAGGTCACTCGCGTCGCCATCGACCAGATCCCCATCGAATCCACCTACCTGGCCTACTTCGACGGCAAGGCCCCCTACCTGGTGGGCATGAGCGCCGCCCGCGTCAAGGCCATGAGCCAGACGATCGCCGCCGAGATGGCGCCCGAAATGATGCAGGTGGACACCAGCTACTACGACAAGGGCGAGCTCAACGCCGAGGCCCTCCTGAACCTGAACGTCGACGTCGTCTTCTATAACGCCTTCAACAAGGAACACGGTGAAATGTTCCGCAAGGCCGGCATCCCGGCCGTCGGCTTCACGACTCTGGGCAACCCCTCGGAGACCTACGCAGAGTGGATGGAGCTCCTCGAGGACGTCTTCAACGAGGACGGACACATGGCCGACAAGATCGCGCTCGGCAAGGACCTCGTCGCCGACGCCCGCGCGCGCACCGCGAAGGTCCCCGAGGACCAGCGCGTCTCGACAATGGTGCTCATGGGCGCGGCCGATGGCCAGCTCGCGGTCGCGGGCGGCAAGGAGGGCTGGTTCACGAATGAATGGGCCGACTCCCTGAACTACACGAACGTCACGCGCGACACCGACACCTCGCACACGCCCGTCACCTTCGAGCAGGTCCTCACGTGGGATCCCCAGGTCTTCCTCGTCACCGGCAAGGGAATGTCGAACATGACGGCAAACACCGTCCTGACGAACTCGGTCGAGGGCGTGGACCTGTCCACCCTCAGCTCCGTGAAGTCCGGCCGCGTCTACTCCACCGGCCTGGGCATGTGGAACTGGTTTACCCCCAACCCGGATTCCCCGATCGTGGCGAACTGGCTCGGTGCCTCCCTGTACCCGGAGCAGTTCTCCGACGTTGACCTCGTGG is a window from the Schaalia odontolytica genome containing:
- a CDS encoding ABC transporter substrate-binding protein, producing the protein MKTRLATLTAILATATLALTACSGGSGATTSQSDHSTQEASAASTRTITDHAGNEVTLPEKVTRVAIDQIPIESTYLAYFDGKAPYLVGMSAARVKAMSQTIAAEMAPEMMQVDTSYYDKGELNAEALLNLNVDVVFYNAFNKEHGEMFRKAGIPAVGFTTLGNPSETYAEWMELLEDVFNEDGHMADKIALGKDLVADARARTAKVPEDQRVSTMVLMGAADGQLAVAGGKEGWFTNEWADSLNYTNVTRDTDTSHTPVTFEQVLTWDPQVFLVTGKGMSNMTANTVLTNSVEGVDLSTLSSVKSGRVYSTGLGMWNWFTPNPDSPIVANWLGASLYPEQFSDVDLVAMTKDYYQKMYNFTLTDEQARRIVNPDAAS
- a CDS encoding 5'-nucleotidase, which gives rise to MPGSLDLERALVIGVASSALFDLSESDAVFRNEGEEKYRAYQRDHLDDVLEPGIAFPFIRRLLDLNDLSEDERLVEVVILSRNDPETGMRVMRSVQRHGLDITRAIFMQGRAPYRFMGPLSMSLFLSANENDVREAISLGFAAGRVVGRAVADDGGTDLRIAFDFDGVLADDSAERVYQSGGLARYQESESALAKVPLSRGPMADFLQKVNRIQGLEDVRRADDPEGYKRRVRVAVVTARSAPAHERAINSIRGWGLSVNDAFFLGGIDKGPILEVLQPHIFFDDQRRNVDGAARSTPSVHIPFGELNGVREAELDGRLN
- a CDS encoding ABC transporter ATP-binding protein — its product is MSLTARDARRLTPVEVATAGALSGLAVTFGLIAAVTPVFQLFFQVATAVPLAMVSLKLRPRAAVAAFASTILLAIAVGGVATAGRAFQAALVGLIIGFLHKKRASWLPVSGVAAGLGLVWGVGTGIAFWILSDLRTLGLESIQKTLDGFLKLIGNIPHSGGFVDAGHQLGQWFVDWWWIWIPITRLIGVAFLVLAARWLLGAILSRISLDEGWDPLLDATARVDEEPAAEASSPLPLTLTDVSFTYPGADHPALRGVTLSFERPEYTVVVGHNGSGKSTLALLLAGTQPGSGTRSGGGMLGEVGGTALVGQRSELLVLGQSVAEDITWGMSAEQSAGLDLDDLLERVGLTGLADADPRSLSGGQLQRLALAGALARSPRLLISDESTAMIDRVGRVDMLDLLASLPALGIAVVHITHDPAESARADRVIAIRSGRIVSDRRVGEDAPPVDEAREPLTSPEPRASAEATSSPAGTPALINASHLWADRVAHTYDLGTPWEKPVLRDVSLILDPGQAMLITGDNGSGKTTLSRVLTGLLVPTWGRVTLGGRPMQRCVGDVALSMQFARLQLQRPSVRSDILAAAGHGPRIGTGSTHRKGTISREEGDRIVAEAMELVGLDPALASRGIDDLSGGQMRRVALAGLFASHPSVLILDEPMAGLDAASRDLLISVLDERRRAGLSILVISHDLEGMDSLCDTRGHLAQGVLS
- a CDS encoding MFS transporter; this translates as MTRDTSSPALVSASGRSLALNWWRVVAMIWSGQAFSIITSGASGWAIVWHVTTTEGSALKLAIVMALSQLPLGLLAPLGGVAADRYNRRTVMIISDLGAGGMSLALGALAWLGHGSFALICLFAALRSCFQAFHFPAMSAAMPMLVPEKHLMRVNTLDQAVGSIANIGSPAIGIALYTAFGLPYTLGLEFVGALLAVAGLALARIPSVEAEMPPTIMGQIREGWRALSVNVGLVYLIVALTAGMMVFESLAVVYPLMAQQYFGADGGMVSIAEAITGTCMLVGAVIMMAWGGGKRLALLISATTVVVGLPFAAVGLLPRGGFWAFVALMGFGCIFLAWFHAPLMTLIQRHVGEDKVGRALGFFQLMLGLAMPVGMVLGGAFAEKMGGPVLFTASGVFFCVLGAAMYAIPRIRDLDTPVPAALPLDEDA